Proteins found in one Mycoplasma sp. 1578d genomic segment:
- a CDS encoding adenine phosphoribosyltransferase, giving the protein MELKKFIKDVKDFPKEGIIFKDISPLLANGEALNFAIQEIAKHCQDADIIVGPDARGFLFGTPTAAFLKKPFIMVRKPKKLPGEVVSISYDLEYGSNVLELQKGFVKPGQKAVIVDDVLATGGTTKAIIQLLKNQGADVKKVIVLLELTFLNGRELLEKETEVISLIKV; this is encoded by the coding sequence ATGGAACTAAAAAAATTTATCAAAGATGTTAAAGATTTTCCAAAAGAAGGAATTATCTTTAAAGACATTTCTCCACTACTTGCTAATGGAGAAGCTCTTAATTTTGCTATTCAAGAAATAGCAAAACATTGTCAAGATGCTGATATTATTGTCGGACCTGATGCTAGAGGATTTTTATTTGGGACTCCTACAGCAGCATTTTTAAAAAAACCATTTATTATGGTTCGTAAACCAAAAAAACTACCTGGAGAAGTAGTTTCAATTAGCTATGATCTTGAATACGGATCAAACGTATTAGAATTGCAAAAAGGATTTGTTAAACCAGGACAAAAAGCCGTTATTGTTGATGATGTTCTTGCAACTGGCGGGACCACAAAAGCAATTATCCAATTATTAAAAAATCAGGGTGCTGATGTTAAAAAAGTTATTGTTCTCTTAGAACTCACTTTCCTTAATGGACGTGAATTACTAGAAAAAGAAACCGAAGTTATTTCACTGATTAAAGTTTAA
- a CDS encoding chromate transporter: protein MFVLKITFLGFGGGNAMLPIIKSEAVEKKRWLTNAEFDEMVVISNMLPGPSTTQCLSYVVRKFYNIWVTYLLVLIAALPHILFAFLILLILTYIPRQYIYVIGACALMPVIAGVVLIGYRYVKRSQNTLKLPVWLLIAIASTAYCLFIPFPYNLPIFTFGILFICTFIYTLIVMYKHKKRNKMTKNLGEQK, encoded by the coding sequence TTGTTTGTTTTAAAAATAACTTTTTTAGGATTTGGTGGCGGAAATGCCATGCTCCCAATTATTAAAAGTGAAGCCGTTGAGAAAAAAAGGTGATTAACAAACGCAGAATTTGATGAAATGGTTGTAATTAGCAATATGCTTCCCGGGCCTTCAACAACACAATGTTTATCTTATGTTGTGCGAAAATTCTATAATATATGAGTAACTTATTTATTAGTGCTCATTGCCGCACTTCCTCATATTTTATTTGCATTTTTAATCTTATTGATCTTAACTTATATTCCAAGACAATATATTTATGTAATTGGTGCCTGTGCCTTAATGCCAGTTATTGCTGGAGTGGTACTGATTGGATATAGATACGTTAAGAGAAGTCAAAACACACTTAAATTACCTGTTTGATTGTTAATTGCAATAGCCTCAACTGCTTACTGTTTATTTATCCCTTTTCCTTATAATTTACCTATTTTTACTTTTGGCATTTTATTTATTTGCACCTTTATTTATACTTTGATTGTGATGTATAAGCACAAAAAACGAAATAAAATGACTAAAAACTTAGGAGAACAAAAATAA
- a CDS encoding chromate transporter, producing MITASLIIVSLFLIAALSLTVFGGGALFMPVFEFLWKFLDSTFGTNFEDKINSFFAAANATPGILAPKFAVYTGYMLGGDDWLYIFIFIILSYFVFMFPAISLLLIFRKIIRKNKNKLFVKTFFNFMFPVLIGVMISLAISLFLKITFPFFKFNSSKAYISTVSTELPYGMICNSEKPDKELTPAMFFSGWRLILLIIYSTISITIFIILIKRGCPIIYLIFSNIIIGLIIFAPWLVHECPETLPTV from the coding sequence ATGATCACAGCTTCATTAATAATTGTTTCTTTATTTTTAATTGCAGCTTTATCACTAACAGTTTTTGGTGGTGGAGCATTATTTATGCCTGTTTTTGAGTTTTTATGAAAATTCCTTGACTCAACTTTCGGGACAAATTTTGAAGATAAAATTAATTCATTTTTTGCTGCAGCTAACGCAACACCCGGAATTTTAGCGCCAAAATTTGCTGTATATACTGGATATATGCTTGGTGGAGATGATTGATTATACATTTTTATTTTTATTATATTAAGCTACTTTGTATTCATGTTTCCAGCAATTTCGCTCTTGTTAATTTTCCGAAAGATTATTCGCAAGAACAAAAACAAGTTATTTGTAAAAACATTCTTTAACTTCATGTTCCCTGTACTCATTGGAGTTATGATTTCGCTTGCTATTTCATTGTTTTTAAAAATTACTTTTCCGTTTTTTAAATTCAATTCAAGTAAAGCATATATTAGCACTGTTAGCACTGAATTACCATATGGCATGATTTGTAATAGTGAAAAACCAGATAAGGAATTAACGCCAGCTATGTTTTTTAGTGGTTGAAGGTTAATTTTACTGATAATTTATAGTACGATATCGATAACAATTTTTATTATCTTAATAAAGAGAGGGTGCCCAATTATCTATTTAATTTTTTCAAATATAATTATTGGGTTAATTATATTTGCACCTTGATTAGTGCATGAGTGTCCTGAAACCTTACCAACAGTATAA
- the frr gene encoding ribosome recycling factor: MEIGLYLLDLEEKCEKAIHHYRFEMSKISTGRANPQIVKGIRVEYYGTPTPLEELANISVPEAQQLLIKPYDITSVKEVNKALMNANLGVTPIDEGHQVRLNFPVLTTQRKNEIIKSLSKFSEQAKVGVRNARQEINKQIKADDELSEDMQKNYLDQVQSFVDKQIEKINALTKEKEEQILKI, from the coding sequence ATGGAAATTGGCTTATATTTATTAGATTTAGAAGAAAAATGTGAGAAAGCAATTCATCACTATCGCTTTGAAATGTCTAAGATTTCAACTGGGAGAGCTAACCCACAAATTGTTAAAGGAATTAGAGTTGAATATTACGGAACTCCAACACCTTTAGAAGAATTAGCAAATATTAGTGTTCCTGAAGCGCAACAATTATTAATTAAACCTTATGACATTACTTCGGTAAAAGAGGTGAATAAAGCTCTTATGAACGCGAATTTAGGGGTTACACCTATTGATGAAGGACATCAAGTTAGATTAAATTTCCCTGTACTTACAACTCAACGCAAAAACGAAATTATTAAAAGTTTAAGCAAATTTTCTGAACAAGCCAAAGTTGGTGTCCGGAACGCTCGCCAAGAAATCAATAAACAAATTAAAGCTGATGATGAATTATCTGAAGATATGCAAAAAAACTACTTAGATCAAGTTCAATCATTTGTTGATAAACAAATTGAAAAAATTAACGCACTCACTAAGGAAAAAGAAGAGCAAATTCTTAAGATATAA
- the pyrH gene encoding UMP kinase: MKYKRILLKLSGEGFSNKEKNLAIDYELVADIAKQLKYINEQGIQISVVIGGGNFWRGTSAEKNGIPRNRADYIGMLATIMNGLALQSGFEKVGLKARIQSSINIDPKVAENYINEKTIKYLEDGEVVIFVGGTGRPFFTTDTAATLYASEIGAEVILMGKNKVDGIYDSDPRKNPNAKHFPTITYDQILERKLQVMDLTATSMARENNINLIVFNLLEKDSIIKVLQNKILHTEVTK, encoded by the coding sequence ATGAAATACAAAAGAATATTATTAAAACTTTCTGGAGAAGGTTTTTCAAATAAAGAAAAAAATCTGGCAATTGACTATGAATTAGTCGCTGATATCGCAAAACAATTAAAGTATATTAATGAACAAGGTATTCAAATATCAGTAGTTATTGGCGGAGGAAACTTTTGAAGAGGGACTTCAGCTGAAAAAAACGGAATTCCAAGAAATCGAGCTGATTACATTGGGATGTTAGCAACTATTATGAATGGTTTAGCTCTTCAAAGTGGATTTGAAAAAGTCGGTTTAAAAGCACGAATTCAAAGTTCAATTAACATTGACCCTAAAGTTGCTGAGAATTACATTAATGAAAAAACTATTAAATATCTTGAAGATGGTGAAGTAGTCATTTTTGTCGGTGGAACTGGACGTCCATTTTTTACTACAGATACAGCCGCTACACTTTATGCATCTGAAATTGGTGCTGAAGTAATCTTAATGGGGAAAAACAAGGTTGACGGAATTTACGATAGTGATCCAAGAAAAAACCCAAATGCAAAACATTTTCCAACCATAACATACGATCAAATTCTCGAAAGAAAATTACAAGTAATGGATCTTACAGCCACAAGTATGGCTAGAGAAAATAACATTAACTTAATTGTATTTAATTTACTTGAAAAAGATTCAATTATTAAAGTGTTGCAAAACAAAATTCTTCACACAGAGGTGACTAAATAA
- a CDS encoding Cof-type HAD-IIB family hydrolase, producing MTKEKYLFAIDLDGTTLLSSSTGEIHDLTVNAIKRAIKEGHIVCILTGRPWRSTQMIYEELGLDTVVGNYNGAHIHHPKDDSFIPHVKYLNLNEALYILGDEVVTKEISNIAIEGPDWVQLQHRDEDLEKVFGFSSTSKLKIGLDFHKIPLMPTGVIFDVKPTTEVEKLRRYLKARYSDLAEFSYWSKGEGLTPVFDMTNITTNKGKALSMLIRYYDIKVENTIAIGDGFNDVPMFKIANISVAMGNATKEVKKHATIKISKINKQGGVGYYINKFLDNPLEEIAKSNKVKQKRDENWE from the coding sequence ATGACAAAAGAAAAATACCTATTCGCTATTGATTTAGACGGGACTACATTGCTTTCAAGTTCTACTGGTGAAATTCACGACCTCACTGTTAATGCAATTAAAAGAGCGATCAAAGAAGGACACATTGTTTGTATTTTAACAGGTAGACCTTGAAGAAGCACACAAATGATTTATGAAGAACTAGGACTCGATACAGTTGTAGGGAACTATAACGGAGCTCATATTCATCATCCCAAAGATGACAGCTTTATTCCTCATGTTAAATATTTAAATTTAAATGAGGCATTATATATTTTAGGTGATGAAGTAGTTACTAAAGAAATTAGTAATATTGCAATTGAAGGGCCCGATTGAGTTCAATTACAGCATCGAGATGAAGATCTTGAAAAAGTTTTCGGTTTTTCTTCAACTTCTAAATTAAAAATTGGATTAGATTTTCATAAAATTCCTTTAATGCCAACAGGAGTTATTTTTGACGTTAAACCTACAACTGAGGTTGAAAAATTAAGAAGATATTTAAAAGCTAGATACAGCGATTTAGCTGAATTTTCGTACTGATCAAAAGGTGAAGGTCTAACTCCTGTCTTTGATATGACTAATATAACTACAAATAAAGGTAAGGCTCTTAGCATGCTGATTCGTTATTATGATATCAAAGTTGAAAACACCATTGCTATTGGTGATGGATTTAATGATGTACCAATGTTTAAAATTGCTAATATTTCTGTAGCCATGGGAAATGCAACTAAAGAAGTTAAAAAACATGCCACTATTAAAATTTCTAAAATTAATAAACAAGGTGGAGTCGGTTACTATATTAACAAATTCTTAGATAATCCACTTGAAGAAATTGCTAAAAGCAATAAAGTTAAACAAAAAAGAGATGAAAACTGAGAATAA
- a CDS encoding ribonuclease HIII, which translates to MKYIELVDKKQIKELEIIGIDETGVSDYFTPLIACAFYLPRKLYAWAKSIGVEDSKKLSKSKIIQIGNELKNNNQLAYSVYRLKQSTYNKLNQKYNTNELKFFTHMGALNNLNKKISFTAKNVLIDKYSTTKSILKYHNTFFVFDNWTNIEEKEIDVYLTTKAESISLSVACASIMARYELINYMEQQNKEWNFSFPLGAGTKTQEYVYKFAQIFGEDKLNQVCKTNMKLSIRA; encoded by the coding sequence ATGAAGTATATTGAATTAGTTGACAAAAAACAAATTAAAGAGCTGGAAATAATTGGAATTGACGAAACAGGAGTTTCTGATTATTTTACTCCTTTGATTGCTTGCGCATTCTATTTACCGCGAAAATTGTACGCATGAGCCAAATCAATAGGAGTTGAGGATTCAAAGAAACTTTCTAAAAGCAAAATTATTCAAATTGGAAACGAATTAAAAAATAACAATCAATTAGCTTATTCAGTTTATCGTTTAAAACAAAGTACTTACAATAAACTTAACCAAAAATATAATACTAACGAACTGAAATTTTTCACTCATATGGGTGCCTTAAATAATTTAAATAAAAAAATATCTTTTACAGCTAAAAATGTATTGATTGATAAATATTCCACCACTAAATCAATCCTTAAATATCACAATACTTTTTTTGTTTTTGACAATTGAACTAACATTGAAGAAAAAGAAATAGATGTTTATTTAACTACCAAAGCCGAAAGTATTAGTTTATCAGTGGCCTGTGCGTCAATTATGGCACGTTATGAATTGATAAATTATATGGAGCAACAAAATAAGGAATGAAACTTTAGTTTTCCGTTGGGTGCAGGAACTAAAACCCAAGAATATGTTTATAAATTTGCTCAAATATTTGGCGAAGATAAACTCAACCAAGTGTGCAAAACCAATATGAAATTATCAATACGAGCATAA
- a CDS encoding alpha/beta hydrolase codes for MNNSNSFFLDAGLHKVHYQTFGDSKNEPIFVIHGGPGGSFNVKKLQDLIPLNKYFMVLIDQRGTNKSLPFAELRENDTFYLVEDIELIRQKLNLDKIMLFGGSWGTTLALVYSIKYPQNVSKMLLRGVFLGRQEDIDFLYQKGASDFYPQEYERFSSFVKDIPGWNNISKYFNLFTGDYSLNLKKQGYQEFSHWEDALVSIEKRDQDFLPDPIFDKQISIMEVFYFMNNCFFPEDNYILNNVHLFAHVPITIIHGRQDIDTRPIGAWLLAKSHPNTQLIFVDKAGHSMWEKNIVKELKNYFQK; via the coding sequence ATGAATAATTCAAACTCTTTTTTCTTAGACGCTGGGCTACACAAAGTGCATTATCAAACTTTTGGAGATTCAAAAAATGAGCCTATTTTTGTAATTCATGGTGGTCCAGGCGGTAGTTTTAATGTTAAAAAATTACAAGATTTAATTCCTTTGAATAAATATTTTATGGTTTTAATTGATCAAAGAGGGACAAATAAAAGTCTGCCTTTTGCCGAATTAAGAGAAAACGATACCTTTTATTTAGTGGAAGATATAGAATTAATTAGACAAAAATTAAATTTAGATAAAATAATGCTTTTTGGAGGAAGTTGAGGTACAACTTTAGCACTAGTTTATTCAATTAAATACCCACAAAATGTATCTAAAATGCTTCTCAGAGGTGTCTTTTTAGGACGTCAGGAAGATATTGATTTTTTATATCAAAAGGGCGCTTCTGATTTTTATCCTCAAGAATACGAAAGATTCAGCTCTTTTGTTAAAGATATTCCTGGATGAAATAATATCTCAAAATACTTTAATTTATTTACAGGTGATTATTCTTTGAATTTAAAAAAACAAGGATATCAAGAATTTTCTCATTGAGAAGATGCTCTTGTAAGTATTGAAAAAAGAGATCAAGATTTTCTTCCTGATCCTATCTTTGATAAACAAATTTCGATTATGGAAGTTTTTTATTTTATGAATAATTGCTTTTTCCCAGAAGATAATTATATTTTAAATAATGTCCATCTTTTTGCTCACGTACCAATTACTATTATTCACGGTCGCCAAGACATTGATACAAGACCAATTGGTGCATGATTACTCGCTAAAAGTCATCCTAACACTCAATTAATTTTTGTTGATAAAGCCGGTCATTCAATGTGAGAAAAGAATATTGTTAAAGAACTTAAAAATTACTTCCAAAAATAA
- a CDS encoding aminopeptidase P family protein: MDRKRLDKMFQTLQVDALISEAPQTRLWYAGVQTTDGLIVIEKDKATLFVDSRYIEYCQKHSKNVEVVLMTGTVLQKWFNKKKFKSIVLENNYLVKNWENRIMNLVKPEKVHWIDAQDLRIVKSHEEIEKMQKVIDITLSAYDEFIKWVKPGMTEKQAAAMLNFLMKKHGADKEGFDEIIASGASSAEPHHHPTDKLIENNSLLKVDFGALYKGYTADITRTTILGDKSKANPKMLEILQIVEEASYLGRKSVKPGIKASEIDKICRDYITSKGYGDYFLHGTGHGLGIDVHEFPSVSSRSDHILEPGMIITVEPGIYLEGIGGARIEDDVLVTETGRYVFSRPNEK, encoded by the coding sequence GTGGATAGAAAAAGATTAGATAAAATGTTTCAAACATTACAAGTTGATGCTTTGATTTCAGAAGCACCACAAACTAGATTATGATACGCAGGTGTTCAAACAACTGATGGATTGATTGTAATTGAAAAAGATAAGGCAACACTATTTGTTGATTCTCGCTATATTGAATACTGCCAAAAACACTCGAAAAATGTGGAAGTTGTTTTAATGACTGGGACTGTATTGCAAAAATGATTTAACAAGAAAAAATTTAAATCAATTGTTTTAGAAAATAATTATCTTGTTAAAAATTGAGAAAACAGAATTATGAACTTAGTTAAGCCTGAAAAAGTTCATTGAATTGATGCACAAGATTTAAGAATTGTTAAAAGTCATGAAGAAATTGAAAAAATGCAAAAAGTAATTGATATTACCTTAAGTGCATATGATGAATTTATTAAATGAGTTAAACCAGGTATGACTGAAAAACAAGCAGCTGCTATGCTTAACTTTTTAATGAAAAAACATGGTGCTGATAAAGAAGGTTTTGATGAAATTATTGCTTCAGGGGCTTCATCTGCCGAACCACACCATCACCCTACTGATAAACTAATTGAAAATAATTCATTGCTTAAAGTGGACTTTGGGGCTTTATACAAAGGATATACAGCAGACATTACAAGAACCACAATTTTAGGGGATAAAAGTAAAGCAAATCCTAAAATGCTAGAAATTTTACAAATCGTTGAAGAAGCTTCTTATTTAGGAAGAAAAAGCGTGAAACCCGGAATTAAAGCTAGCGAAATTGATAAAATTTGTCGTGATTACATTACTTCAAAAGGTTATGGGGATTACTTTTTACACGGAACAGGACATGGTTTAGGAATTGATGTACACGAATTTCCAAGTGTTTCATCTCGTTCAGATCATATTCTTGAACCTGGAATGATTATCACTGTTGAACCTGGAATTTATTTAGAAGGAATTGGTGGGGCTAGAATTGAAGATGATGTTCTAGTCACTGAAACAGGAAGGTACGTCTTTTCAAGACCAAACGAAAAATAA
- a CDS encoding M17 family metallopeptidase translates to MKIQQIDKERNNDLLLKAVFKGDEYPSTLIEKNGVVTEYLDKNEALVYLGEEKDYKFDVVYDFAKNFFASQRRDVQIALDTFIKGKVCEPCLVKAFSLAHNYYKADLYNAKTGKKEPEFKTSLLMYANEDSYKKVFEKYAIVTEAVNFARNLQITPPNILNSEFLADVIEKDLKQYDNLKVTVLNKKEIQEHKMGLLLSVNRGSVYEPRVVVIEYNGNPESNEKTVYVGKGITFDSGGYSLKPSRSMLDMKFDMSGSVIVASALKAIAQLKPKTNVAAIMCITDNRINGDASLPDSVWTSMNGKTVEINNTDAEGRLVMADGLTYAVRNLKATRLVDVATLTGAILVSLGHTYTGVWSTSDEAWEEIKAAAKTAKEQVWRMPLDEAFAKEIKKSEVADLKNTDLSGAGGGSSSAAMFLKEFTEDVEYVHLDIAGTANIGPKPTGVMVRTLIELALNSKK, encoded by the coding sequence ATGAAAATTCAACAAATTGATAAAGAAAGAAATAATGACTTGTTGTTAAAAGCTGTTTTTAAAGGGGATGAATATCCATCAACTTTAATTGAAAAAAATGGAGTTGTAACCGAATACTTAGATAAAAACGAAGCTCTTGTTTATTTAGGAGAAGAAAAAGATTATAAATTTGACGTAGTATATGACTTTGCTAAAAACTTTTTTGCTTCACAACGTAGAGATGTTCAAATTGCCTTAGACACCTTTATCAAAGGAAAAGTATGCGAGCCATGTTTAGTTAAAGCATTTAGTTTAGCACATAACTATTATAAGGCAGACCTTTACAATGCTAAAACAGGTAAAAAAGAGCCTGAATTCAAAACTTCACTATTAATGTACGCTAACGAAGATTCATATAAAAAAGTTTTTGAAAAATATGCAATTGTAACTGAAGCAGTTAACTTTGCTAGAAACTTGCAAATTACACCACCAAATATTTTGAACTCTGAATTTCTTGCTGATGTAATTGAAAAAGATTTAAAACAATACGATAATTTAAAAGTTACTGTTTTGAATAAAAAAGAAATTCAAGAACATAAAATGGGGCTTTTACTTTCGGTTAACCGTGGAAGTGTATATGAACCAAGAGTAGTTGTAATTGAATACAACGGAAATCCAGAATCAAACGAAAAAACTGTTTATGTGGGTAAAGGAATTACTTTTGACTCAGGTGGTTATTCACTTAAACCAAGTCGTTCAATGCTTGATATGAAATTTGACATGTCAGGGTCAGTAATTGTTGCTAGTGCGTTAAAAGCAATTGCTCAATTAAAACCAAAAACAAATGTAGCGGCTATTATGTGCATTACTGATAACAGAATTAACGGAGATGCTTCGCTTCCAGATTCAGTATGGACTTCAATGAATGGTAAAACTGTTGAAATTAATAACACTGATGCTGAAGGAAGACTTGTCATGGCTGATGGGTTAACATATGCTGTAAGAAACCTTAAAGCAACCAGACTTGTAGATGTAGCAACATTAACTGGAGCTATTTTAGTTTCATTAGGACATACATACACAGGAGTTTGATCAACAAGTGACGAAGCTTGAGAAGAGATTAAAGCTGCAGCTAAAACAGCAAAAGAACAAGTATGAAGAATGCCTTTAGATGAGGCTTTTGCTAAAGAAATTAAAAAATCTGAAGTGGCCGACCTTAAAAACACTGATCTTAGTGGTGCAGGTGGAGGAAGCTCTTCAGCAGCTATGTTCTTAAAAGAATTTACTGAAGATGTTGAATATGTTCACCTTGATATTGCTGGAACAGCTAACATTGGACCAAAACCTACTGGTGTAATGGTTAGAACACTTATTGAATTAGCTTTAAATTCAAAAAAATAA
- a CDS encoding M17 family metallopeptidase, which yields MIKIQEKLSQQQIVLKVVFEHHAHPELVSKKHGFITEDLANNCAYLFIEKGYSSYYQVEELLRELPSKINRNYVLQVSSLYPQFSEKEALRLALLSIEFGSAKLFKKTHKLKEHDQEKQISLLVQNKNDPYLQELTIIANAITSTRNLQITPENFLNSEMLASFVASDFSGIENLKIKVLTKKEIKQLNMGLLLSVNKGSTHEPRVVIIEYNGNPESNEKTVYVGKGITFDTGGVNTKGYHMEGMKYDMSGSVIAAYAVKAIAQLKLPKNVSAIMCITDNRINGDASLPENVYQSMSGKWVEVADTDAEGRLVLADGLYYAADILKSTTIVSVATLTGAILTSLSNIYTGIFSQSDHKVEIFLKSAHRAKEKVWRMPMHKDFDKGNKSSKVADLMNWSSKVKQDSSQAAMFLKEFVKDVDFIHCDVAGTADINGEPQGVLVSTLIEFAKNL from the coding sequence ATGATTAAAATCCAAGAAAAATTAAGTCAACAACAGATAGTTCTAAAAGTTGTGTTTGAACATCACGCTCACCCAGAATTGGTGAGCAAAAAACACGGTTTTATTACTGAAGATTTAGCAAATAATTGTGCATATTTATTTATAGAAAAAGGGTATTCTTCATATTACCAAGTTGAAGAATTATTAAGAGAACTTCCAAGTAAAATTAATCGCAATTATGTGTTACAAGTATCTTCTTTATATCCACAATTTTCTGAGAAAGAAGCTTTGCGCTTAGCACTTTTATCAATTGAATTTGGGAGCGCTAAATTATTTAAAAAAACACATAAATTAAAAGAACATGATCAAGAAAAACAAATTTCTCTTCTAGTGCAAAACAAAAACGATCCTTATTTACAAGAATTAACCATTATTGCTAATGCAATTACATCAACAAGAAACTTGCAAATTACACCGGAAAATTTTCTCAACAGCGAGATGCTTGCGTCTTTTGTCGCTTCAGATTTCTCAGGAATTGAAAACTTAAAAATTAAAGTTTTAACTAAAAAAGAAATTAAACAACTTAATATGGGTTTATTGCTTTCAGTCAATAAAGGAAGTACACACGAACCTAGAGTTGTAATAATTGAATACAACGGAAATCCAGAATCAAACGAAAAAACTGTTTATGTGGGTAAAGGAATTACTTTTGATACTGGTGGTGTTAATACTAAAGGATATCATATGGAAGGAATGAAATATGATATGTCTGGTTCTGTGATTGCTGCTTATGCAGTCAAAGCAATTGCTCAATTAAAACTACCAAAAAACGTTTCAGCAATTATGTGTATTACTGATAATAGAATTAACGGAGATGCTTCGCTTCCAGAAAACGTATATCAATCAATGAGTGGAAAATGAGTTGAAGTTGCTGATACAGATGCTGAAGGTAGATTAGTTCTTGCTGATGGTCTTTATTATGCTGCAGATATACTAAAATCCACAACAATTGTGAGTGTAGCAACTCTAACAGGAGCTATTTTAACTTCGCTATCAAATATATACACTGGAATTTTTAGCCAATCTGATCATAAGGTTGAAATATTTTTAAAATCAGCTCATCGAGCGAAAGAAAAAGTTTGAAGAATGCCAATGCATAAAGATTTTGACAAAGGAAATAAGTCATCAAAAGTAGCTGATTTAATGAACTGAAGTTCAAAAGTAAAACAAGATTCTTCACAAGCGGCTATGTTCTTAAAAGAATTTGTTAAGGATGTAGATTTTATCCATTGTGATGTTGCAGGCACTGCTGATATTAATGGGGAACCACAAGGTGTTTTGGTTTCGACACTGATTGAATTTGCTAAAAACTTATAA
- a CDS encoding YigZ family protein, which yields MNYESELLVKKSSFYSYIFRISSKNEVKNFLEKVAKEHKKARHICHAYLFLENGTENAGFSDDGEPKNTAGRPIYELLKVKKLNNILVVTVRYFGGIKLGAGGLTRAYRESAKLSLELFIKDNTKEV from the coding sequence ATGAATTATGAGAGTGAACTTTTAGTAAAGAAATCTTCTTTTTATTCATATATTTTTCGCATTTCTTCAAAAAATGAAGTTAAAAATTTTCTGGAAAAAGTTGCTAAAGAACATAAAAAAGCTCGTCATATTTGTCATGCTTATTTATTTTTAGAAAACGGAACTGAAAATGCCGGTTTTAGTGATGATGGAGAACCGAAAAATACTGCTGGAAGACCAATTTATGAGTTATTAAAAGTTAAAAAACTTAATAATATACTTGTAGTTACTGTGAGATATTTTGGAGGAATCAAATTAGGTGCAGGTGGTCTCACTCGAGCATATCGTGAAAGTGCAAAGCTTTCACTAGAATTATTCATTAAAGATAATACAAAAGAGGTATAA